A segment of the Silvanigrella paludirubra genome:
GGTAGGCGAAGGAAAAAGTGATTATGAAATTTATTTAAAAACAAAAGAACTTTTATCATTACAAACTACATATCCTGAATTATGCAACCCAGATGAATTGCATTTTCAATTAGTCCACCAAGCCGAAGAACTTTTTTTTAAATCCTTAAATCATTCCTTATTAGAAATAAATAAATATATATTAGAAAAAAATACAAATCGGATATTAAGTAATTTTAGTAGAGCCCATAAAGCACAAAAAAATTTACTAACTACAATAGAATTATTATACCCTATGTCTCCAAGAGAATATCAAGACATTAGGCTAAAATTAGGGAATGGAAGCGGTCAAGACTCCCCAGGATTTAAATCTTTTCTTAAAATTGCTCCCTATTTATGGCGTTCTTTTAAATCTCTTTACTTAAATGACAATATAGATAACCTTCATAAAATTTATAATACAGAATATAAACAATGTGATGCTTTTATTATTGCGGAATCCTTTTTAGAACTTGATGATCTCTACAATAAATTTCTTTATTTTCACATGAAATTAATAGGAAGAAGCATAGGATTACAAGCGCATTCCATGAAAGGAAATGTTGTTACAAATCTTACAAACAGAATAGCGCGTTCTCTATTCCCAGAATTGTGGGATATTCGATCAAAAATGACTTCAGAATGGGGAAGTCAATATGGTATTGTAAGAGATAGTTTATCTGAAAATTCAAGTGTAAATTAATATAAATTAAACTCAAATATAATTATATTAAATATCAAATCCAAATTTAATATCATAGAAATAAAATCTGTTTATTATTTTATAAATAAAAAGAAGATAAGGCAATAAAATTTATGAATCATAAATTAATAAGTAGCTTCATAAAACCTGAAGGTATCTATTTTATAAACCATTCTTTAGGATGTTTTAGTTATGAACAAGAATTAGTTAAAAATGAGTATTTTAATTCTTGGAAAAAAAAAGGGGGGTTCGCTTGGGAAGATTGGATACCTTCCATATCTAAATATCATGAATCTTTATCCTTGTTATTAAATGGAAAATCCAAAGAATTTTGTTATCAAAACAATATTTCTACAGGCTTTATTAAAATATTATCCTCATTACCAAAGAGAAAACAAAGAAAAAAAATACTTATTAGTGATTTAGAGTTTCCCTCAATAATTCTAATTTTAAAAAAATTCATTCAAAATGACTATGAAATAAAAATAATAAAAAGTAAAAATGGGAAAGTACCATTTGAATTTTGGGAAAAAGAATTGGATATGAATACACATATTGCAGTTATATCACACACGACATATTCCACATCTTATAAAAATTCTATATATCAAATTGCAAACAAATGCAAAGAACTTGATATTTTTTGTCTTGTTGATATAGCCCAATCCGTTGGTATCGTTCCCATTGATTTAAAAAAATTAAACTGTGATTTTATCATGGGGTCTTGTATAAAATGGCTTTGTGGCGGATCTGGAGCTGGATTTATATGGATAAATGAAAAAATAAATGAAAATTTAAAAAATAACTCTTGTGGCTGGTTTTCATTAGAAAATATTTTTACAGAAGACATAGAAGACTTTAGGTTAGCTAATTCAGCATGTAAATTTTTAGATGGCACTCCTAATATTTTGCCTATGATACTTGCAACAGAAAGCATTCATAAATTAATGAATATTGGAATTGAAGAAATTTATAATTTAAATCAAAAATATATTGATTCCTTAATTCATTTTTTTCAAAATTTAAAAACTATTACTGTCAATTCACCTATTGAGCCAAATCAGCGAGGTGGAACTCTAGTCGTTAAGTCAAATAATGATAAAAATTTATTAGACTTTTTAATTAAAAAAAATGTATATGTTGATAGAAAAGAAAGTTATGGTATTAGAATATCTCCGCATATTTATAATACTTGGGATGAAATTGAACAGTTTAAAAATATAATGTCATCATATTTTGAATAAATTCATATTAAATTTCATCATCTATAGATATTTTATAAATCAGAGGATTTGATGTTACTTCATTATTTTTCAAATATTTCAAATAAAAAATTCTTTTTTTTTATTGCTACTTTAGGATTATTAGCAAATATTTTATCCGCTTATAGTACTTTAGGATATTACCAACAAGATGAGCATTATCAAATTCTCGAATTTATTCATAATTTAACTTTCAATACAAGTCCAGATAAAATGGTTTGGGAATATAATTCTCAAATACGTCCTTGGTTTCAACCCTTTTCTTATTTCTTGAGTTTAAAATTATTTTCACTTTTTTTTAATTTGAATGATCCTTTTTTTATAAGTTTTTTAATTCGCCTTGAGTCGAGTTTATTTGCATTTATTGGTCAATGTCTATTTAGTTTGACATTATATAAAATTTTTAATGGAAACAAAATTTGGAAGATATCAACAGGAATTATATTTTTATTTTATATTTTTCCCTTTTTATCTGCAAGAACCTCATCCGAAAACATTTCTTCTACATTTATTTTACTTTCTTTTTCTACCTTTATTTTTTCTATTAAAGATAAATTATTTAATATTTCAGAATTAAAACAAAAACTATCTTTCAATCATTTTGGTATTTTTTTATCGGGACTTTTTTCTGGATTTGCTTTTGAAACTCGATTTCAAAGTGCCTTCTTTATAATTGGCTTTGCATTATGGATCTTTTTTAATACGAAAAGAAAATTATTATTTATATTAACATATTTTTCACCTATTGGAATTTGTATTCTTTTAGGAACTTTAATTGATACATATTGCTATGGAAAATTAGTATTCGCACCCTGGAATTATTTTGATTACAATATATTAAAAGGAGTTGCTGCTAATTTTGGAGTTTCTCCTTTTTATTATTATATAAATATTTTATTTGATTTTTTTGCCCCCCCTTTGGGATTTTTTATAATTTTAGGAATTTTTATCTCTATAATAAAGTTTACAAAAAGCATTTTATTATGGTCTATTCTTAGCTTTGTTGGTTTTCATAGCCTTATTGGACACAAAGAGGAAAGATTTCTATTTCCTATTTTTATATTAATGGTCCCTATTTTATGTCAATCTATTCTTTATTTATATAAATTAATAAATGATAATATTTCTAATAATAAATATTTAATAGCGCTTAAATCATTAAAAGCAATATTTAATATCTCATTCATCATTATTTCTATAAATAGCATACTTATTCTTTTATTTACAATTTATAAAATTGAAAATATTTCATTTGGTTTTTTAAATACTTTCGCTCAAAGATTCAAACACCATGACATAAAAGCTCTCGAATTTTTAGATAAAAATGTAGAAACTCCTGAATATTACGGATTCAACAAAGACATTCAATGTGATGACATAACAAAAAATTTAAAATGCGATTTAAATCGTTATTTTTATATTAAAAATCAGCATAATTTTATTTTATTAAGTTCAAATCAAGAATATATTCATCTTTTTAAAAATAAAGGTAAATTTTATTATAATTACTTATATTTAGATAAAAATAATATTGATTTTGTTAAAACAAATTTCTATAAAGATCATTGTAAAACTGTCTATTTATCAAGATCTATCCCTATTTATGAAAATGAATTTTATCTTTTTCAAAACTCCATTTTAAAACCAATTTTAAATCTTAGGCATTGGTATAATAGAGGTTATGCAGATATTTTTATCAAATGTTCAAATTAAAAAACTAAATATTCACTGAAAAAAATTAAAAAAAAACCGATTATATCACCATTAAACAGAAATATTACTCAATTCTGGAAAACTTTAATGGATAACAGTGAGCATTTAAAAGAATTTATTCTTACTTTTATTGAAGAAGCTAAAGACACCTTAGAGCTTTGGGAAAAAACATGCCTTGAATTAGAGAAAAATCCAAACCCCGAATCCATTAAAAATTTATTTCGTTTTGCTCATAATCTAAAAGGATCTTCGAGGTCAGTTAATTTAAATGCCTTTGGAACTTTTATACATAAAATAGAAGATTTAATCACTTTATTAAGAGACGAAAAAATTCAATATCATTCAAGTTTTATTACCTTATTTTTAAAATGCCATTCTATAATGGATAACTGGTGTGATCAGTTTGCAAACGATTTAAATTATATTCCAAATGAAGTTTTTGAAATTGAAAATGAAATCAATCAATACCTTTCGATTATTGAAAAACCTGAACTAAAAGAAACTGAAGGTTTTAGTATATTTAATTATAAAGATAATTTTGTAAAAGATAAAGAAGAAAGCAAGGATGATAAATTAACAACATCAAAGTCACAACAAAAAGTGGATACGATTCGCATTCCTTCTAACAAAATTGATATTATGATTCATTATATAAGTGAATTATGTTCTCATCATGCTATTATTTCACATTGTAGTTCAATTGGAAAATATAATAATAAATCATTTATCAATTCTGTTCAAATATGTGAAAAAATTATAAAAGAATTGCAATCAAATGTTTTTGCACTAAGAATGCTTCCACTAACTTCATTATTTCAAAGATTAGAAAGAACAGCAAAGTCTCTCGCCATGCAACAAAATAAAGATCTTGAAATTATAACAGATGGTGATTTTGTTGAATTAGATAAAAATATAATTGAAAAAATTATAGACCCTCTCGTTCATGTTATTCGTAATGCAGTAGACCATGGTATTGAATCAAGCCAAGAAAGATTAGAAAAAAATAAAACTGTAAAATCTTCCATTAAGCTTGAAGCTAAACAAAATGTAAGTCATGTTGTTATTACAATTTCTGATGACGGCAAAGGGATAAATCCAAAAATTATTTTTCAAAAGGCCGTCCAAAAAAACTTAATTGCCGAAAAGACAAAATTAAATGAACAAGAAATATATCAATTACTTTTTTTACCTGGATTTTCAACCGCAGAAAAAATAACAGAAGTTTCTGGTAGAGGTGTTGGATTAGATGTAGTGAAACAAGTTTTAGATGAAATTGGAGGATACGTAAATATTCAAAGCCAAATTAACTTTGGATCTCGATTTGAATTCCATCTACCTGCAAATCTTTCCATTATTGATGTGCTTACAATTAAGGTTGATAATTTAAATTATGTTATTCCCATTTCAGAAATT
Coding sequences within it:
- a CDS encoding aminotransferase class V-fold PLP-dependent enzyme — translated: MNHKLISSFIKPEGIYFINHSLGCFSYEQELVKNEYFNSWKKKGGFAWEDWIPSISKYHESLSLLLNGKSKEFCYQNNISTGFIKILSSLPKRKQRKKILISDLEFPSIILILKKFIQNDYEIKIIKSKNGKVPFEFWEKELDMNTHIAVISHTTYSTSYKNSIYQIANKCKELDIFCLVDIAQSVGIVPIDLKKLNCDFIMGSCIKWLCGGSGAGFIWINEKINENLKNNSCGWFSLENIFTEDIEDFRLANSACKFLDGTPNILPMILATESIHKLMNIGIEEIYNLNQKYIDSLIHFFQNLKTITVNSPIEPNQRGGTLVVKSNNDKNLLDFLIKKNVYVDRKESYGIRISPHIYNTWDEIEQFKNIMSSYFE
- a CDS encoding tryptophan 2,3-dioxygenase family protein: MKNNELLYEDIANIMVGEGKSDYEIYLKTKELLSLQTTYPELCNPDELHFQLVHQAEELFFKSLNHSLLEINKYILEKNTNRILSNFSRAHKAQKNLLTTIELLYPMSPREYQDIRLKLGNGSGQDSPGFKSFLKIAPYLWRSFKSLYLNDNIDNLHKIYNTEYKQCDAFIIAESFLELDDLYNKFLYFHMKLIGRSIGLQAHSMKGNVVTNLTNRIARSLFPELWDIRSKMTSEWGSQYGIVRDSLSENSSVN
- a CDS encoding chemotaxis protein CheA: MDNSEHLKEFILTFIEEAKDTLELWEKTCLELEKNPNPESIKNLFRFAHNLKGSSRSVNLNAFGTFIHKIEDLITLLRDEKIQYHSSFITLFLKCHSIMDNWCDQFANDLNYIPNEVFEIENEINQYLSIIEKPELKETEGFSIFNYKDNFVKDKEESKDDKLTTSKSQQKVDTIRIPSNKIDIMIHYISELCSHHAIISHCSSIGKYNNKSFINSVQICEKIIKELQSNVFALRMLPLTSLFQRLERTAKSLAMQQNKDLEIITDGDFVELDKNIIEKIIDPLVHVIRNAVDHGIESSQERLEKNKTVKSSIKLEAKQNVSHVVITISDDGKGINPKIIFQKAVQKNLIAEKTKLNEQEIYQLLFLPGFSTAEKITEVSGRGVGLDVVKQVLDEIGGYVNIQSQINFGSRFEFHLPANLSIIDVLTIKVDNLNYVIPISEISEVLDLSKIKYEKVTNSEKVALLRNNTVIIKELSQYLKNTDKNKSSLIKNAIALIVEDNHFYYAFEIEELIGIESVVFRKKSDKFNVIKYYSGSTVLPNGEPAFILSLKELINQIIIPKNKELDSNLLEGRL